In Hyperolius riggenbachi isolate aHypRig1 chromosome 10, aHypRig1.pri, whole genome shotgun sequence, a genomic segment contains:
- the LOC137534763 gene encoding zinc finger protein 662-like isoform X4, translating to MFRVWEKLQPEEKPFKTPEDSQERRAPCKDYMTTSVRMEEDRSHMAKKILNLTLEIVYLLTGEDYEVVKKTSGELLTSRSCLHGSYPITVPSPHSLMAERNSGKKILEIIHKMIELLAGEEWQHLNGHGEISKDSMAENQPTLKSSTKKRSNCFYSQDCMQEGHTIPHHYQNEGYVDLKVEVKKEEEIYVISDQKSMEEDDLKRTIKKEEESYVLGEEQSMEEGDMMGSIKQEKCNLDIVEDGQDVGNTSEGRLISPPDYNAEDNGVTQYSSGGNPITGNAHHRLYHEERSPDPPNPEESSDRSHPVTSNIQPRSHVMSKYLSNLEESFSTKSCAFRRGGEKKFPCTLCGKRFKNNTLLSVHHRVHTGERPFSCSVCGKWFTQKGTLLRHQRIHTDERPFSCSECGKWFTQKGTLLRHQRIHTGERPFSCLECGKGFMRKEDFVKHQLHHTCERSFYYSECGKLLMDKGHLHGQQGIHTREHTFSCLECGKCFTQQGALLKHQRSHTG from the exons atgttcagagtgtgggaaaagttacaGCCTGAAGAAAAACCTTTTAAAACACCAGAGGACTCACAAGAG AGAAGAGCTCCCTGCAAAGATTACATGACCACATCagtgaggatggaggaggaccgGAGTCACATGGCTAAGAAGATACtaaacctcaccctggagatcgtCTACCTGcttactggagag GATTATGAAGTTGTGAAGAAGACATCTGGTGAGCTACTAACATCTAGGAGCTGTCTCCATGGGTCATACCCCATTACAGTGCCTTCACCTCACTCCTTGATGGCTGAGAGAAACAGTGGGAAGAAGATTCTAGAAATCATCCACAAAATGATTGAGCTGCtggcaggagag GAGTGGCAGCACTTAAATGGACATGGGGAGATCTCCAAGGACTCCATGGCGGAGAATCAGCCAACTCTCAAATCGTCTACTAAGAAGAGAAGCAATTgtttttattcccaggattgtatgCAGGAAGGTCacaccatcccccaccattatcag AATGAAGGTTATGTTGATTTGAAAGTTGAGgttaaaaaggaagaagagaTATATGTAATTAGTGATCagaagtctatggaggaggatgATTTGAAgaggacaattaaaaaggaagaagagtCATATGTGTTGGGTGaggagcagtctatggaggagggcgaCATGATGGGGTCTATTAAACAAGAGAAATGTAATCTGGATATCGTCGAAG ATGGCCAGGATGTGGGGAACACCTCGGAGGGACGTCTTATCTCACCTCCAGATTATAATGCAGAAGATAATGGCGTCACCCAATATTCTTCGGGAGGAAACCCCATTACTGGAAATGCACATCATAGACTTTACCACGAGGAGAGATCACCGGATCCCCCTAATCCTGAGGAATCATCTGACAGATCACATCCTGTGACCTCAAATATCCAGCCAAGATCTCACGTTATGTCAAAATATCTCTCTAACCTTGAGGAATCTTTTTCCACAAAATCTTGTGCTTTTAGACGGGGAGGTGAGAAGAAATTCCCCTGCACTCTGTGTGGTAAACGGTTTAAAAATAACACACTCCTTTCTGTACACCACAGAGTGCACACTGGGGAGCGGCCATTTTCATGTTCGGTGTGCGGGAAATGGTTCACCCAGAAAGGAACCCTCCTcagacaccagagaattcacacagatGAGCGCCcattttcctgttcagagtgtgggaaatggttcacTCAGAAAGGAACCCTtctcagacaccagagaattCATACAGGCGAGCGGCCATTTTCATGTTTAGAATGTGGGAAAGGTTTCATGCGTAAAGAAGACTTCGTCAAACACCAGTTGCACCACACTTGTGAACGTTCTTTCTAttattcagagtgtgggaaacttTTAATGGACAAAGGACACCTTCATGGACAACAGGGTATTCACACAAGAGAGCACACTTTTtcttgtttagagtgtgggaaatgtttcactcagCAGGGTGCCCTACTtaaacatcagagaagtcacactggTTAG
- the LOC137534763 gene encoding gastrula zinc finger protein XlCGF53.1-like isoform X1 — MQMDRMWAAPRRDDLSHLWMTLQKIMASHNILQEETPLLEIHITDFTMRRDHRILLILRNLLTYHILLPQISMADLEQRIIPILRDLLANHALERIPIMSHIRMCIERSSHFYVQSVGNISSINVPFLHMREFTQESVHLFVQYVGEVSLGIQSLWHTRDFTRRRAPCKDYMTTSVRMEEDRSHMAKKILNLTLEIVYLLTGEDYEVVKKTSGELLTSRSCLHGSYPITVPSPHSLMAERNSGKKILEIIHKMIELLAGEEWQHLNGHGEISKDSMAENQPTLKSSTKKRSNCFYSQDCMQEGHTIPHHYQNEGYVDLKVEVKKEEEIYVISDQKSMEEDDLKRTIKKEEESYVLGEEQSMEEGDMMGSIKQEKCNLDIVEDGQDVGNTSEGRLISPPDYNAEDNGVTQYSSGGNPITGNAHHRLYHEERSPDPPNPEESSDRSHPVTSNIQPRSHVMSKYLSNLEESFSTKSCAFRRGGEKKFPCTLCGKRFKNNTLLSVHHRVHTGERPFSCSVCGKWFTQKGTLLRHQRIHTDERPFSCSECGKWFTQKGTLLRHQRIHTGERPFSCLECGKGFMRKEDFVKHQLHHTCERSFYYSECGKLLMDKGHLHGQQGIHTREHTFSCLECGKCFTQQGALLKHQRSHTG, encoded by the exons ATGGACAGGATGTGGGCAGCACCTCGGAGGGACGACTTATCTCACCTCTGGATGACACTGCAGAAGATAATGGCGTCACACAATATTCTCCAGGAGGAAACCCCATTACTGGAAATACACATCACAGACTTTACCATGAGGAGAGATCACCGGATCCTTCTAATCCTGAGGAATCTTCTGACATATCACATCCTATTACCTCAAATATCCATGGCAGATTTAGAACAAAGAATCATTCCAATTCTGAGGGATCTTCTGGCAAATCATGCTTTAGAGAGAATTCCTATCATGTCTCACATCAGAATGTGCATCGAGAGGAGCAGccatttttatgttcagagtgtgggaaacattTCATCAATAAACGTGCCCTTCTTACAcatgagagaattcacacaggagagcgtccattTGTTTGTCCAGTATGTGGGAGAAGTTTCGCTCGGAATTCAATCCTTGTGGCACACCAGAGACTTCACACGG AGAAGAGCTCCCTGCAAAGATTACATGACCACATCagtgaggatggaggaggaccgGAGTCACATGGCTAAGAAGATACtaaacctcaccctggagatcgtCTACCTGcttactggagag GATTATGAAGTTGTGAAGAAGACATCTGGTGAGCTACTAACATCTAGGAGCTGTCTCCATGGGTCATACCCCATTACAGTGCCTTCACCTCACTCCTTGATGGCTGAGAGAAACAGTGGGAAGAAGATTCTAGAAATCATCCACAAAATGATTGAGCTGCtggcaggagag GAGTGGCAGCACTTAAATGGACATGGGGAGATCTCCAAGGACTCCATGGCGGAGAATCAGCCAACTCTCAAATCGTCTACTAAGAAGAGAAGCAATTgtttttattcccaggattgtatgCAGGAAGGTCacaccatcccccaccattatcag AATGAAGGTTATGTTGATTTGAAAGTTGAGgttaaaaaggaagaagagaTATATGTAATTAGTGATCagaagtctatggaggaggatgATTTGAAgaggacaattaaaaaggaagaagagtCATATGTGTTGGGTGaggagcagtctatggaggagggcgaCATGATGGGGTCTATTAAACAAGAGAAATGTAATCTGGATATCGTCGAAG ATGGCCAGGATGTGGGGAACACCTCGGAGGGACGTCTTATCTCACCTCCAGATTATAATGCAGAAGATAATGGCGTCACCCAATATTCTTCGGGAGGAAACCCCATTACTGGAAATGCACATCATAGACTTTACCACGAGGAGAGATCACCGGATCCCCCTAATCCTGAGGAATCATCTGACAGATCACATCCTGTGACCTCAAATATCCAGCCAAGATCTCACGTTATGTCAAAATATCTCTCTAACCTTGAGGAATCTTTTTCCACAAAATCTTGTGCTTTTAGACGGGGAGGTGAGAAGAAATTCCCCTGCACTCTGTGTGGTAAACGGTTTAAAAATAACACACTCCTTTCTGTACACCACAGAGTGCACACTGGGGAGCGGCCATTTTCATGTTCGGTGTGCGGGAAATGGTTCACCCAGAAAGGAACCCTCCTcagacaccagagaattcacacagatGAGCGCCcattttcctgttcagagtgtgggaaatggttcacTCAGAAAGGAACCCTtctcagacaccagagaattCATACAGGCGAGCGGCCATTTTCATGTTTAGAATGTGGGAAAGGTTTCATGCGTAAAGAAGACTTCGTCAAACACCAGTTGCACCACACTTGTGAACGTTCTTTCTAttattcagagtgtgggaaacttTTAATGGACAAAGGACACCTTCATGGACAACAGGGTATTCACACAAGAGAGCACACTTTTtcttgtttagagtgtgggaaatgtttcactcagCAGGGTGCCCTACTtaaacatcagagaagtcacactggTTAG